The Peromyscus maniculatus bairdii isolate BWxNUB_F1_BW_parent chromosome 6, HU_Pman_BW_mat_3.1, whole genome shotgun sequence genome has a segment encoding these proteins:
- the Pip5k1a gene encoding phosphatidylinositol 4-phosphate 5-kinase type-1 alpha isoform X2: MASASSGPAAAGFSPLEPGVPAGTSAAAAASGIRRPTGSEVPFASVMPVKKIGHRGVDSSGETTYKKTTSSALKGAIQLGITHTVGSLSTKPERDVLMQDFYVVESIFFPSEGSNLTPAHHYNDFRFKTYAPVAFRYFRELFGIRPDDYLYSLCSEPLIELSNSGASGSLFYVSSDDEFIIKTVQHKEAEFLQKLLPGYYMNLNQNPRTLLPKFYGLYCVQAGGKNIRIVVMNNLLPRSVKMHMKYDLKGSTYKRRASQKEREKLLPTFKDLDFLQDIPDGLFLDADMYSALCKTLQRDCLVLQSFKIMDYSLLMSIHNMDHAQREPVNNEAQYSVDTRRPAPQKALYSTAMESIQGEARRGGTVETEDHMGGIPARNNKGERLLLYIGIIDILQSYRFVKKLEHSWKALVHDGDTVSVHRPGFYAERFQRFMCNTVFKKIPLKPSPSKKFRPGSSFSRRSGPSGNSCITYQPSVSGEHRAQVTTKAEVEPDVHLGRPDVLPQTPPLEEISEGSPVPGPSFSPAVGEPLQILNLSSTLEKLEVAESEFTH; the protein is encoded by the exons cagcagcagcagcatctggaATCAGGAGACCCACAGGATCTGAG gtACCATTTGCCTCTGTCATGCCTGTCAAGAAAATAGGCCACCGAGGTGTTGATTCCTCTGGAGAGACTACATATAAAAAG ACAACTTCATCAGCCTTGAAAGGTGCCATCCAGTTAGGCATTACCCACACTGTGGGCAGCCTGAGTACCAAGCCTGAGCGAGATGTCCTCATGCAAGACTTCTACGTGGTGGAGAGTATCTTCTTTCCCAG TGAAGGGAGCAACCTGACACCAGCTCATCATTACAATGACTTTCGTTTCAAGACTTATGCACCTGTTGCCTTCCGCTACTTTAGAGAGCTATTTGGCATCCGACCTGATGATTACTTG TACTCCCTTTGCAGTGAACCATTGATTGAACTCTCCAACTCTGGAGCTAGTGGTTCCCTCTTCTATGTGTCCAGTGATGATGAGTTCATCATTAAGACAGTCCAGCATAAAGAAGCAGAATTTCTGCAGAAGTTACTTCCGGGATACTACATG AATCTTAACCAAAACCCTCGAACTTTGCTGCCTAAATTCTATGGACTGTACTGTGTGCAAGCAGGCGGCAAGAACATACGAATTGTGGTGATGAACAACCTCTTGCCTCGGTCAGTcaaaatgcacatgaaatatGATCTGAAGGGCTCAACTTACAAACGGCGAGCTTCTCAGAAGGAACGAGAGAAGCTGCTCCCCACCTTTAAAGACCTGGACTTCCTGCAAGATATCCCGGATGGTCTGTTTTTAGATGCTGACATGTACAGTGCTCTGTGTAAGACTCTGCAGCGCGACTGTTTG GTGCTACAGAGCTTCAAGATAATGGACTATAGCCTCCTGATGTCAATCCACAACATGGATCATGCACAGCGAGAGCCCGTGAACAATGAAGCACAGTACTCAGTTGACACCCGCAGACCAGCCCCCCAGAAGGCGCTCTATTCCACAGCTATGGAATCCATTCAGGGCGAGGCTCGGCGGGGTGGCACTGTGGAGACTGAGGACCA CATGGGTGGCATCCCTGCCCGGAATAACAAAGGGGAAAGGCTCCTGCTTTATATTGGCATCATTGATATTCTGCAGTCTTACAG GTTTGTGAAGAAGTTGGAGCACTCTTGGAAAGCACTGGTACACGATGGG GACACAGTGTCAGTGCATCGGCCAGGCTTCTATGCTGAGCGGTTCCAGCGCTTCATGTGCAACACAGTGTTCAAGAAGATTCCCT TGAAGCCTTCTCCTTCCAAAAAGTTTCGGCCTGGCTCGTCTTTCTCTCGGCGATCAGGCCCCAGCGGCAACTCGTGCATTACTTACCAGCCATCGGTCTCTGGGGAACACAGAGCACAAGTGACAACCAAGGCGGAAGTGGAGCCAG ATGTGCACCTTGGGCGTCCTGATGTCTTACCTCAGACTCCACCTTTGGAGGAGATCAGTGAGGGCTCACCTGTTCCTGGCCCCAGTTTCTCACCTGCAGTTGGAGAACCTTTGCAGATACTAAATTTGAG TTCCACCTTGGAAAAGCTTGAAGTTGCAGAGTCCGAGTTCACCCAT TGA
- the Pip5k1a gene encoding phosphatidylinositol 4-phosphate 5-kinase type-1 alpha isoform X3, giving the protein MASASSGPAAAGFSPLEPGVPAGTSAAAASGIRRPTGSEVPFASVMPVKKIGHRGVDSSGETTYKKTTSSALKGAIQLGITHTVGSLSTKPERDVLMQDFYVVESIFFPSEGSNLTPAHHYNDFRFKTYAPVAFRYFRELFGIRPDDYLYSLCSEPLIELSNSGASGSLFYVSSDDEFIIKTVQHKEAEFLQKLLPGYYMNLNQNPRTLLPKFYGLYCVQAGGKNIRIVVMNNLLPRSVKMHMKYDLKGSTYKRRASQKEREKLLPTFKDLDFLQDIPDGLFLDADMYSALCKTLQRDCLVLQSFKIMDYSLLMSIHNMDHAQREPVNNEAQYSVDTRRPAPQKALYSTAMESIQGEARRGGTVETEDHMGGIPARNNKGERLLLYIGIIDILQSYRFVKKLEHSWKALVHDGDTVSVHRPGFYAERFQRFMCNTVFKKIPLKPSPSKKFRPGSSFSRRSGPSGNSCITYQPSVSGEHRAQVTTKAEVEPDVHLGRPDVLPQTPPLEEISEGSPVPGPSFSPAVGEPLQILNLSSTLEKLEVAESEFTH; this is encoded by the exons cagcagcagcatctggaATCAGGAGACCCACAGGATCTGAG gtACCATTTGCCTCTGTCATGCCTGTCAAGAAAATAGGCCACCGAGGTGTTGATTCCTCTGGAGAGACTACATATAAAAAG ACAACTTCATCAGCCTTGAAAGGTGCCATCCAGTTAGGCATTACCCACACTGTGGGCAGCCTGAGTACCAAGCCTGAGCGAGATGTCCTCATGCAAGACTTCTACGTGGTGGAGAGTATCTTCTTTCCCAG TGAAGGGAGCAACCTGACACCAGCTCATCATTACAATGACTTTCGTTTCAAGACTTATGCACCTGTTGCCTTCCGCTACTTTAGAGAGCTATTTGGCATCCGACCTGATGATTACTTG TACTCCCTTTGCAGTGAACCATTGATTGAACTCTCCAACTCTGGAGCTAGTGGTTCCCTCTTCTATGTGTCCAGTGATGATGAGTTCATCATTAAGACAGTCCAGCATAAAGAAGCAGAATTTCTGCAGAAGTTACTTCCGGGATACTACATG AATCTTAACCAAAACCCTCGAACTTTGCTGCCTAAATTCTATGGACTGTACTGTGTGCAAGCAGGCGGCAAGAACATACGAATTGTGGTGATGAACAACCTCTTGCCTCGGTCAGTcaaaatgcacatgaaatatGATCTGAAGGGCTCAACTTACAAACGGCGAGCTTCTCAGAAGGAACGAGAGAAGCTGCTCCCCACCTTTAAAGACCTGGACTTCCTGCAAGATATCCCGGATGGTCTGTTTTTAGATGCTGACATGTACAGTGCTCTGTGTAAGACTCTGCAGCGCGACTGTTTG GTGCTACAGAGCTTCAAGATAATGGACTATAGCCTCCTGATGTCAATCCACAACATGGATCATGCACAGCGAGAGCCCGTGAACAATGAAGCACAGTACTCAGTTGACACCCGCAGACCAGCCCCCCAGAAGGCGCTCTATTCCACAGCTATGGAATCCATTCAGGGCGAGGCTCGGCGGGGTGGCACTGTGGAGACTGAGGACCA CATGGGTGGCATCCCTGCCCGGAATAACAAAGGGGAAAGGCTCCTGCTTTATATTGGCATCATTGATATTCTGCAGTCTTACAG GTTTGTGAAGAAGTTGGAGCACTCTTGGAAAGCACTGGTACACGATGGG GACACAGTGTCAGTGCATCGGCCAGGCTTCTATGCTGAGCGGTTCCAGCGCTTCATGTGCAACACAGTGTTCAAGAAGATTCCCT TGAAGCCTTCTCCTTCCAAAAAGTTTCGGCCTGGCTCGTCTTTCTCTCGGCGATCAGGCCCCAGCGGCAACTCGTGCATTACTTACCAGCCATCGGTCTCTGGGGAACACAGAGCACAAGTGACAACCAAGGCGGAAGTGGAGCCAG ATGTGCACCTTGGGCGTCCTGATGTCTTACCTCAGACTCCACCTTTGGAGGAGATCAGTGAGGGCTCACCTGTTCCTGGCCCCAGTTTCTCACCTGCAGTTGGAGAACCTTTGCAGATACTAAATTTGAG TTCCACCTTGGAAAAGCTTGAAGTTGCAGAGTCCGAGTTCACCCAT TGA
- the Pip5k1a gene encoding phosphatidylinositol 4-phosphate 5-kinase type-1 alpha isoform X5 has translation MASASSGPAAAGFSPLEPGVPAGTSAASGIRRPTGSEVPFASVMPVKKIGHRGVDSSGETTYKKTTSSALKGAIQLGITHTVGSLSTKPERDVLMQDFYVVESIFFPSEGSNLTPAHHYNDFRFKTYAPVAFRYFRELFGIRPDDYLYSLCSEPLIELSNSGASGSLFYVSSDDEFIIKTVQHKEAEFLQKLLPGYYMNLNQNPRTLLPKFYGLYCVQAGGKNIRIVVMNNLLPRSVKMHMKYDLKGSTYKRRASQKEREKLLPTFKDLDFLQDIPDGLFLDADMYSALCKTLQRDCLVLQSFKIMDYSLLMSIHNMDHAQREPVNNEAQYSVDTRRPAPQKALYSTAMESIQGEARRGGTVETEDHMGGIPARNNKGERLLLYIGIIDILQSYRFVKKLEHSWKALVHDGDTVSVHRPGFYAERFQRFMCNTVFKKIPLKPSPSKKFRPGSSFSRRSGPSGNSCITYQPSVSGEHRAQVTTKAEVEPDVHLGRPDVLPQTPPLEEISEGSPVPGPSFSPAVGEPLQILNLSSTLEKLEVAESEFTH, from the exons cagcatctggaATCAGGAGACCCACAGGATCTGAG gtACCATTTGCCTCTGTCATGCCTGTCAAGAAAATAGGCCACCGAGGTGTTGATTCCTCTGGAGAGACTACATATAAAAAG ACAACTTCATCAGCCTTGAAAGGTGCCATCCAGTTAGGCATTACCCACACTGTGGGCAGCCTGAGTACCAAGCCTGAGCGAGATGTCCTCATGCAAGACTTCTACGTGGTGGAGAGTATCTTCTTTCCCAG TGAAGGGAGCAACCTGACACCAGCTCATCATTACAATGACTTTCGTTTCAAGACTTATGCACCTGTTGCCTTCCGCTACTTTAGAGAGCTATTTGGCATCCGACCTGATGATTACTTG TACTCCCTTTGCAGTGAACCATTGATTGAACTCTCCAACTCTGGAGCTAGTGGTTCCCTCTTCTATGTGTCCAGTGATGATGAGTTCATCATTAAGACAGTCCAGCATAAAGAAGCAGAATTTCTGCAGAAGTTACTTCCGGGATACTACATG AATCTTAACCAAAACCCTCGAACTTTGCTGCCTAAATTCTATGGACTGTACTGTGTGCAAGCAGGCGGCAAGAACATACGAATTGTGGTGATGAACAACCTCTTGCCTCGGTCAGTcaaaatgcacatgaaatatGATCTGAAGGGCTCAACTTACAAACGGCGAGCTTCTCAGAAGGAACGAGAGAAGCTGCTCCCCACCTTTAAAGACCTGGACTTCCTGCAAGATATCCCGGATGGTCTGTTTTTAGATGCTGACATGTACAGTGCTCTGTGTAAGACTCTGCAGCGCGACTGTTTG GTGCTACAGAGCTTCAAGATAATGGACTATAGCCTCCTGATGTCAATCCACAACATGGATCATGCACAGCGAGAGCCCGTGAACAATGAAGCACAGTACTCAGTTGACACCCGCAGACCAGCCCCCCAGAAGGCGCTCTATTCCACAGCTATGGAATCCATTCAGGGCGAGGCTCGGCGGGGTGGCACTGTGGAGACTGAGGACCA CATGGGTGGCATCCCTGCCCGGAATAACAAAGGGGAAAGGCTCCTGCTTTATATTGGCATCATTGATATTCTGCAGTCTTACAG GTTTGTGAAGAAGTTGGAGCACTCTTGGAAAGCACTGGTACACGATGGG GACACAGTGTCAGTGCATCGGCCAGGCTTCTATGCTGAGCGGTTCCAGCGCTTCATGTGCAACACAGTGTTCAAGAAGATTCCCT TGAAGCCTTCTCCTTCCAAAAAGTTTCGGCCTGGCTCGTCTTTCTCTCGGCGATCAGGCCCCAGCGGCAACTCGTGCATTACTTACCAGCCATCGGTCTCTGGGGAACACAGAGCACAAGTGACAACCAAGGCGGAAGTGGAGCCAG ATGTGCACCTTGGGCGTCCTGATGTCTTACCTCAGACTCCACCTTTGGAGGAGATCAGTGAGGGCTCACCTGTTCCTGGCCCCAGTTTCTCACCTGCAGTTGGAGAACCTTTGCAGATACTAAATTTGAG TTCCACCTTGGAAAAGCTTGAAGTTGCAGAGTCCGAGTTCACCCAT TGA
- the Pip5k1a gene encoding phosphatidylinositol 4-phosphate 5-kinase type-1 alpha isoform X8, whose amino-acid sequence MASASSGPAAAGFSPLEPGVPAGTSGFNFLCCGVHRKRAAASGIRRPTGSEVPFASVMPVKKIGHRGVDSSGETTYKKTTSSALKGAIQLGITHTVGSLSTKPERDVLMQDFYVVESIFFPSEGSNLTPAHHYNDFRFKTYAPVAFRYFRELFGIRPDDYLYSLCSEPLIELSNSGASGSLFYVSSDDEFIIKTVQHKEAEFLQKLLPGYYMNLNQNPRTLLPKFYGLYCVQAGGKNIRIVVMNNLLPRSVKMHMKYDLKGSTYKRRASQKEREKLLPTFKDLDFLQDIPDGLFLDADMYSALCKTLQRDCLVLQSFKIMDYSLLMSIHNMDHAQREPVNNEAQYSVDTRRPAPQKALYSTAMESIQGEARRGGTVETEDHMGGIPARNNKGERLLLYIGIIDILQSYRFVKKLEHSWKALVHDGDTVSVHRPGFYAERFQRFMCNTVFKKIPLKPSPSKKFRPGSSFSRRSGPSGNSCITYQPSVSGEHRAQVTTKAEVEPDVHLGRPDVLPQTPPLEEISEGSPVPGPSFSPAVGEPLQILNLSSTLEKLEVAESEFTH is encoded by the exons GTTTCAACTTTCTGTGCTGTGGTGTCCACCGTAAGAGAG cagcagcatctggaATCAGGAGACCCACAGGATCTGAG gtACCATTTGCCTCTGTCATGCCTGTCAAGAAAATAGGCCACCGAGGTGTTGATTCCTCTGGAGAGACTACATATAAAAAG ACAACTTCATCAGCCTTGAAAGGTGCCATCCAGTTAGGCATTACCCACACTGTGGGCAGCCTGAGTACCAAGCCTGAGCGAGATGTCCTCATGCAAGACTTCTACGTGGTGGAGAGTATCTTCTTTCCCAG TGAAGGGAGCAACCTGACACCAGCTCATCATTACAATGACTTTCGTTTCAAGACTTATGCACCTGTTGCCTTCCGCTACTTTAGAGAGCTATTTGGCATCCGACCTGATGATTACTTG TACTCCCTTTGCAGTGAACCATTGATTGAACTCTCCAACTCTGGAGCTAGTGGTTCCCTCTTCTATGTGTCCAGTGATGATGAGTTCATCATTAAGACAGTCCAGCATAAAGAAGCAGAATTTCTGCAGAAGTTACTTCCGGGATACTACATG AATCTTAACCAAAACCCTCGAACTTTGCTGCCTAAATTCTATGGACTGTACTGTGTGCAAGCAGGCGGCAAGAACATACGAATTGTGGTGATGAACAACCTCTTGCCTCGGTCAGTcaaaatgcacatgaaatatGATCTGAAGGGCTCAACTTACAAACGGCGAGCTTCTCAGAAGGAACGAGAGAAGCTGCTCCCCACCTTTAAAGACCTGGACTTCCTGCAAGATATCCCGGATGGTCTGTTTTTAGATGCTGACATGTACAGTGCTCTGTGTAAGACTCTGCAGCGCGACTGTTTG GTGCTACAGAGCTTCAAGATAATGGACTATAGCCTCCTGATGTCAATCCACAACATGGATCATGCACAGCGAGAGCCCGTGAACAATGAAGCACAGTACTCAGTTGACACCCGCAGACCAGCCCCCCAGAAGGCGCTCTATTCCACAGCTATGGAATCCATTCAGGGCGAGGCTCGGCGGGGTGGCACTGTGGAGACTGAGGACCA CATGGGTGGCATCCCTGCCCGGAATAACAAAGGGGAAAGGCTCCTGCTTTATATTGGCATCATTGATATTCTGCAGTCTTACAG GTTTGTGAAGAAGTTGGAGCACTCTTGGAAAGCACTGGTACACGATGGG GACACAGTGTCAGTGCATCGGCCAGGCTTCTATGCTGAGCGGTTCCAGCGCTTCATGTGCAACACAGTGTTCAAGAAGATTCCCT TGAAGCCTTCTCCTTCCAAAAAGTTTCGGCCTGGCTCGTCTTTCTCTCGGCGATCAGGCCCCAGCGGCAACTCGTGCATTACTTACCAGCCATCGGTCTCTGGGGAACACAGAGCACAAGTGACAACCAAGGCGGAAGTGGAGCCAG ATGTGCACCTTGGGCGTCCTGATGTCTTACCTCAGACTCCACCTTTGGAGGAGATCAGTGAGGGCTCACCTGTTCCTGGCCCCAGTTTCTCACCTGCAGTTGGAGAACCTTTGCAGATACTAAATTTGAG TTCCACCTTGGAAAAGCTTGAAGTTGCAGAGTCCGAGTTCACCCAT TGA
- the Pip5k1a gene encoding phosphatidylinositol 4-phosphate 5-kinase type-1 alpha isoform X1, which translates to MASASSGPAAAGFSPLEPGVPAGTSGFNFLCCGVHRKRAASGIRRPTGSEVPFASVMPVKKIGHRGVDSSGETTYKKTTSSALKGAIQLGITHTVGSLSTKPERDVLMQDFYVVESIFFPSEGSNLTPAHHYNDFRFKTYAPVAFRYFRELFGIRPDDYLYSLCSEPLIELSNSGASGSLFYVSSDDEFIIKTVQHKEAEFLQKLLPGYYMNLNQNPRTLLPKFYGLYCVQAGGKNIRIVVMNNLLPRSVKMHMKYDLKGSTYKRRASQKEREKLLPTFKDLDFLQDIPDGLFLDADMYSALCKTLQRDCLVLQSFKIMDYSLLMSIHNMDHAQREPVNNEAQYSVDTRRPAPQKALYSTAMESIQGEARRGGTVETEDHMGGIPARNNKGERLLLYIGIIDILQSYRFVKKLEHSWKALVHDGDTVSVHRPGFYAERFQRFMCNTVFKKIPLKPSPSKKFRPGSSFSRRSGPSGNSCITYQPSVSGEHRAQVTTKAEVEPDVHLGRPDVLPQTPPLEEISEGSPVPGPSFSPAVGEPLQILNLSSTLEKLEVAESEFTH; encoded by the exons GTTTCAACTTTCTGTGCTGTGGTGTCCACCGTAAGAGAG cagcatctggaATCAGGAGACCCACAGGATCTGAG gtACCATTTGCCTCTGTCATGCCTGTCAAGAAAATAGGCCACCGAGGTGTTGATTCCTCTGGAGAGACTACATATAAAAAG ACAACTTCATCAGCCTTGAAAGGTGCCATCCAGTTAGGCATTACCCACACTGTGGGCAGCCTGAGTACCAAGCCTGAGCGAGATGTCCTCATGCAAGACTTCTACGTGGTGGAGAGTATCTTCTTTCCCAG TGAAGGGAGCAACCTGACACCAGCTCATCATTACAATGACTTTCGTTTCAAGACTTATGCACCTGTTGCCTTCCGCTACTTTAGAGAGCTATTTGGCATCCGACCTGATGATTACTTG TACTCCCTTTGCAGTGAACCATTGATTGAACTCTCCAACTCTGGAGCTAGTGGTTCCCTCTTCTATGTGTCCAGTGATGATGAGTTCATCATTAAGACAGTCCAGCATAAAGAAGCAGAATTTCTGCAGAAGTTACTTCCGGGATACTACATG AATCTTAACCAAAACCCTCGAACTTTGCTGCCTAAATTCTATGGACTGTACTGTGTGCAAGCAGGCGGCAAGAACATACGAATTGTGGTGATGAACAACCTCTTGCCTCGGTCAGTcaaaatgcacatgaaatatGATCTGAAGGGCTCAACTTACAAACGGCGAGCTTCTCAGAAGGAACGAGAGAAGCTGCTCCCCACCTTTAAAGACCTGGACTTCCTGCAAGATATCCCGGATGGTCTGTTTTTAGATGCTGACATGTACAGTGCTCTGTGTAAGACTCTGCAGCGCGACTGTTTG GTGCTACAGAGCTTCAAGATAATGGACTATAGCCTCCTGATGTCAATCCACAACATGGATCATGCACAGCGAGAGCCCGTGAACAATGAAGCACAGTACTCAGTTGACACCCGCAGACCAGCCCCCCAGAAGGCGCTCTATTCCACAGCTATGGAATCCATTCAGGGCGAGGCTCGGCGGGGTGGCACTGTGGAGACTGAGGACCA CATGGGTGGCATCCCTGCCCGGAATAACAAAGGGGAAAGGCTCCTGCTTTATATTGGCATCATTGATATTCTGCAGTCTTACAG GTTTGTGAAGAAGTTGGAGCACTCTTGGAAAGCACTGGTACACGATGGG GACACAGTGTCAGTGCATCGGCCAGGCTTCTATGCTGAGCGGTTCCAGCGCTTCATGTGCAACACAGTGTTCAAGAAGATTCCCT TGAAGCCTTCTCCTTCCAAAAAGTTTCGGCCTGGCTCGTCTTTCTCTCGGCGATCAGGCCCCAGCGGCAACTCGTGCATTACTTACCAGCCATCGGTCTCTGGGGAACACAGAGCACAAGTGACAACCAAGGCGGAAGTGGAGCCAG ATGTGCACCTTGGGCGTCCTGATGTCTTACCTCAGACTCCACCTTTGGAGGAGATCAGTGAGGGCTCACCTGTTCCTGGCCCCAGTTTCTCACCTGCAGTTGGAGAACCTTTGCAGATACTAAATTTGAG TTCCACCTTGGAAAAGCTTGAAGTTGCAGAGTCCGAGTTCACCCAT TGA
- the Pip5k1a gene encoding phosphatidylinositol 4-phosphate 5-kinase type-1 alpha isoform X4 — MASASSGPAAAGFSPLEPGVPAGTSAAASGIRRPTGSEVPFASVMPVKKIGHRGVDSSGETTYKKTTSSALKGAIQLGITHTVGSLSTKPERDVLMQDFYVVESIFFPSEGSNLTPAHHYNDFRFKTYAPVAFRYFRELFGIRPDDYLYSLCSEPLIELSNSGASGSLFYVSSDDEFIIKTVQHKEAEFLQKLLPGYYMNLNQNPRTLLPKFYGLYCVQAGGKNIRIVVMNNLLPRSVKMHMKYDLKGSTYKRRASQKEREKLLPTFKDLDFLQDIPDGLFLDADMYSALCKTLQRDCLVLQSFKIMDYSLLMSIHNMDHAQREPVNNEAQYSVDTRRPAPQKALYSTAMESIQGEARRGGTVETEDHMGGIPARNNKGERLLLYIGIIDILQSYRFVKKLEHSWKALVHDGDTVSVHRPGFYAERFQRFMCNTVFKKIPLKPSPSKKFRPGSSFSRRSGPSGNSCITYQPSVSGEHRAQVTTKAEVEPDVHLGRPDVLPQTPPLEEISEGSPVPGPSFSPAVGEPLQILNLSSTLEKLEVAESEFTH, encoded by the exons cagcagcatctggaATCAGGAGACCCACAGGATCTGAG gtACCATTTGCCTCTGTCATGCCTGTCAAGAAAATAGGCCACCGAGGTGTTGATTCCTCTGGAGAGACTACATATAAAAAG ACAACTTCATCAGCCTTGAAAGGTGCCATCCAGTTAGGCATTACCCACACTGTGGGCAGCCTGAGTACCAAGCCTGAGCGAGATGTCCTCATGCAAGACTTCTACGTGGTGGAGAGTATCTTCTTTCCCAG TGAAGGGAGCAACCTGACACCAGCTCATCATTACAATGACTTTCGTTTCAAGACTTATGCACCTGTTGCCTTCCGCTACTTTAGAGAGCTATTTGGCATCCGACCTGATGATTACTTG TACTCCCTTTGCAGTGAACCATTGATTGAACTCTCCAACTCTGGAGCTAGTGGTTCCCTCTTCTATGTGTCCAGTGATGATGAGTTCATCATTAAGACAGTCCAGCATAAAGAAGCAGAATTTCTGCAGAAGTTACTTCCGGGATACTACATG AATCTTAACCAAAACCCTCGAACTTTGCTGCCTAAATTCTATGGACTGTACTGTGTGCAAGCAGGCGGCAAGAACATACGAATTGTGGTGATGAACAACCTCTTGCCTCGGTCAGTcaaaatgcacatgaaatatGATCTGAAGGGCTCAACTTACAAACGGCGAGCTTCTCAGAAGGAACGAGAGAAGCTGCTCCCCACCTTTAAAGACCTGGACTTCCTGCAAGATATCCCGGATGGTCTGTTTTTAGATGCTGACATGTACAGTGCTCTGTGTAAGACTCTGCAGCGCGACTGTTTG GTGCTACAGAGCTTCAAGATAATGGACTATAGCCTCCTGATGTCAATCCACAACATGGATCATGCACAGCGAGAGCCCGTGAACAATGAAGCACAGTACTCAGTTGACACCCGCAGACCAGCCCCCCAGAAGGCGCTCTATTCCACAGCTATGGAATCCATTCAGGGCGAGGCTCGGCGGGGTGGCACTGTGGAGACTGAGGACCA CATGGGTGGCATCCCTGCCCGGAATAACAAAGGGGAAAGGCTCCTGCTTTATATTGGCATCATTGATATTCTGCAGTCTTACAG GTTTGTGAAGAAGTTGGAGCACTCTTGGAAAGCACTGGTACACGATGGG GACACAGTGTCAGTGCATCGGCCAGGCTTCTATGCTGAGCGGTTCCAGCGCTTCATGTGCAACACAGTGTTCAAGAAGATTCCCT TGAAGCCTTCTCCTTCCAAAAAGTTTCGGCCTGGCTCGTCTTTCTCTCGGCGATCAGGCCCCAGCGGCAACTCGTGCATTACTTACCAGCCATCGGTCTCTGGGGAACACAGAGCACAAGTGACAACCAAGGCGGAAGTGGAGCCAG ATGTGCACCTTGGGCGTCCTGATGTCTTACCTCAGACTCCACCTTTGGAGGAGATCAGTGAGGGCTCACCTGTTCCTGGCCCCAGTTTCTCACCTGCAGTTGGAGAACCTTTGCAGATACTAAATTTGAG TTCCACCTTGGAAAAGCTTGAAGTTGCAGAGTCCGAGTTCACCCAT TGA